The DNA region taaaaaaatcaaaacaaaatcgtGAAAATCATAATATGATTTCTCCACATGAATACAGAATTTAAAAAGACATACAATTCCCCACGATATGAAGGAAATAATGTACCAACATGTCTAATCAAATACGTGGTATACTCACACAATCAAACCATACCATCTCGGAAGATTAGAAATCCGTATAGTTTTCTTTGTACAACATGTCTTTCCTTACTTTTTGGAGCATAATTAACATTGCTACTAATTTTATAGGTGTATTTTTTTCGACCTACATTTTTCTATCCCAATACATAGTTCATTAAAGTGAAATATACATATCTAAGTATTTGCTTATAGGTTTGATAAAACTAAGAATTATATAACTGTTTTCCTAGTTAAACAAGGGGTCATTATGTATTTAGAATAAGGTTGTGATTCTTCTATAACAAgtgttaatttaaaatgatcaaCAAAAATTGATAACCTAATGACTCACAAGTCACATTTCACAAACAATAGGAGTTTATGTGAAAGTGATGGGTTACACGTCTTTAAACATATCAATAAGTGATTGTTACGAAGTAACATGGTTAAGATGCATAATAATgctgaaaattaataaaattgtaatgcTAAAATCGCCCCCTTAAACTGATTTTAAGTCGTTAGGGGAGATTTTAGCATATAAGGGATGGGTTACACGCCTTTAAACATATGTATTAGTAATAGTATATGACCTAATCGTTATAAGCATAATTCAGAGTGAtcacttattaaaattttacaatggAATGAAGCCCATTGCTACAACAAAAATTACTGACCCAAGTTGAACCAAAATGCAGCAAGTTAACTTTTGGGATTCCTCCAGCTCATGAAATAACCTCTAGCTGATTTAATTCCAGGATTATAAGAATAGGTATCTTATCCAAATCAACAATATTCATCTCATCATGGAAGGAAACAAGAAAATTGGTTacaatataatgtttaatttcctTAATCTATGttgttacaatttatttttggtCTAATTTCCTAGTTAATAATGTAACAGCGATTAAGGAAATGAcaatattatacttttaaaacCTAAGATCGGTAAGTGTTCTTTTACGAGAAGAAAGACATCATTTGCGAActgttgggcctttgggtccagcccaattaggcatttaataaaacaagaaaaaccctaagaatgctgctcattctatcacttctagagagagaagtcattctgcaaagaagagaagaaacagaggagaagaaacagaggaagaagaagagaaggagatagtagatctcttacattttcaccttcaggtttcaatctcttgttatcttatatctagactagcttaagtctgaatgaatctggttttctctgtttgtatgcctcaactttgggtttaaagttgagaagaacatttgtatctgtcccttgcttatagtgaaatttgctggttggccccgtggttttttaccctccaggttgagagggttttccacgtaaatctggtgttgttttgttctgtgtttgatcttctgttttaggcttggataacctgtgcatttacccatctcacattgctagattacagtataaaagtaatcttcatttcaaaattcccaacagcGATTAAGGAAATGAcaatattatacttttaaaacCTAAGATCGGTAAGTGTTCTTTTACGAGAAGAAAGACATCATTTGCGAACcctattagaaaataaatattttcaaaagagactataatttttatttaatttttgctAATCGAAATAATCTTGCATGATAATGTGATCAACTTACAAGTGATCTTAAATGTTGTCATGATTGGAAACCCTAGTGAGTTGGTGTTGGattttgatataattaaatttaataaatgttactggattaatagttaaaatcgaaattttacttaaaattgttGAGAATTTGTAAATTCATAAATGGAaagtttcttaatatatatcaaatataaaattaattaataaaatattaataaataaataacactaaaagaaaagttataattacaaaatcaattacataataatatatttttgaataagtaatatacatttatgtaaatataaattcacttcATTTATGTAAAATagttaaatcaaaataatttataaactcttaatatcattaatttataatagtaatagttTACCTTTGTTAAAGTTACCTAAAATCAGGATGGTTAGACTATTTAAGAATCGTAAGATTctaaatttctttcttttaactATTTGGTTTAAAATTCAACTATAAATTAACGAGGTTAACTTTAAAATGATTATGATCCACTTCTTTTAAGAAtacttgtaattttttttagaaaccaAAAGTTATCTAGATGTGTACACATCAAGAAGACTTACATTACTAAttgagaaaaaagaataaataaagtGATCTGAATTTAACTCACTTTGGATTGTTATTAAAAGGGGAGAACAACAAGACATATATTTTCTTCCCAACTTAAAAAATCTATACATTCTTTTCCCCTTTACACCTCTCCCTTTCACTAACTCTCTCACTCTCAGCTCTATATCTTtctgtttttattcttcttctcttcatttCTATTCTTTTGATAAAAATGGTTGATTAAAGttttgaagaagaaaagaaaggaaTAATTAGAAAAGAGAACCTGATCATCCACCTATCAAGGCTGCTACTCTAAAAACTCCTCAATCCAAGGGATGCTGAAAGCCCAATTATGGTCCACCCAAAAAGAAATCCTAATCATCATTCCATCAAATGTAAGGTTATGTTTGtttgcttgcttgcttgcttTTTCACAGTGTATTTGCCCATCATTTTTTGATTATCTTGGCATTCAAACAtgttataattatgttaatCTATATAGTTGTTTCACTATCAAAATTATCATGTATATGCATGTTACATACTTtctttttcctaaaaaaataaagtactTTTTATATAAaggaaatatattattttactataaaaaagATCAATAAAGATGCTTAGAATATGTacattatttacataatatttattttagataagaAAAGGCGCATTCACTAACATAAATATGTCAATACTATAAAAAAGAGAATGAAATTAAGGAGATTCTAGTCGAAATTCTCTCTCAATATATACATTTCAAGCCAAGCGAAAATGTTACAAAAATAACGAATTATCCATCATTCACTAACATAGACAAAACTCGTGAAAATCATATTGTCAAATAACAGTAGTTACACGTCTCAAACCAAGTAAGTTAAATAGATTGTCGAGTTGATTGTATTAGTATTGTTTGAATCTTTGTCCCGTCGTCAAATTGATTtcctattttatataaattatatacatttctttttcaactttttctatttttttagtcttttttatacttttttttttattatacccATAACATCATTATATGTTGAATTGATAATAGTTATACAAACCATAGgtaaaaatacaagaaaaaaaaatcaacatcaaATACATAAGCACTCCTAAACACTAATAATTTTCCAAAGAATTTATCTAATGTAATCGATGTCAATTTGAACTTTTTGTTGTGAcattttgaaagaaataaaagcGCTAGTCACCGAATAAATCTgtaaaacaacaaaaacaatcAATAGGTAAGACATCAAAACAATTAAAGgcgaaaaacaaaaacaaaacagtCAAACTCCAAACTAATGCGTCCTAATATTATAAAAGAGATCCagactttataaaaagaaacatGTGATCCAGATTGAATCAACGTCAATATATTCCAAAATGATGGAACTCAACACCAACAAACACTAGGTTCACAAGAATCACGAGATCTTTATGAACGAGCCTTAAACTCATATACACTCAAAATTTTACTCCTTATCTTATCCTTTTAAATGAGATTCTAACTATAAGTTGTAAGTTAATCTATGTTGAGAGGATAAAGCTGGTGCCTGACCGTTTTAACATGCCATTCAATAATTTTTCATACAAGAAAGGTGAAGCTTTTATGAAAGTTTACATCATGAAAGCTTCTGAGCAATTTTACAAATATGCCAATTTCGAGAAAGCTGGATAGAGTTTTACTTTAGTTGCTATGATCAAGAAACTGCAAGGAATTTCATGACATAATCAACTTATTGGTATATATCAAACCTATACAAGGGTTTTGCAAAGGTGATCAAGAAAATTGTTAGTGGTGGAGAATAAAATAATGTTCCTTAATGAGAGGCAAATCATGGGTGTGACGTTGCTAGCCAACTAATATTTAGATTCAATGCTAGAAACTGAGTACACATAACTTTGTCATTGAAATTGATAAAGTAAATTATGAATCtttattataagtattttgAAAAATGGGACGATGAATTATTACGAAGTTTTCTTTCATCATTATTGATGAAGTGATTGTCTTTTTTTAGTAGTGAGTAAGGAATGCACATGGTTATGGCCTATTTCACCACTATTCTTTATATtatgatgaaagtcttttttTAGAATGATTGTGCATAATACATGGGGTTTATTAGAGGGTTAATGCCAAAAATGTATAAGGATTCGCAGATCAGACTTATGATTTATTGTGAGATCATGCATTTTAGGACTTTCAAGCCCTATATGAATAGTTCCTTGAGTGATAGTgtcttcaaattttcttttgagatttccatctattttatattatgttgaTTGTAGAAAAAATCACATGTTATGGGATCCCCAATATTCCCTCTATTTCCTCTTACATGGAAGGGTAAAAtggtcaaatatatatattcttaaaataggACCGAGGGGAACATGGAAGATCTCGTAACAGGGGATCTTTCTGAGTTGATTGGGAGTCAAAATGTCTTATTTTGCTTCTTTCaatcttagatttttttttttttaattttgagattTGAATATGCATTTTAATTTGCCATTTTTTCACCCTCTTTTTATAAGCAATTAGGATCCCTAAAACAgtccatttattttaaatatgactGTTTTGTCCTTTCCTGTGAAAGGAACTGGTGATCCTTAATGTTTATAAATTGTTAACCCGATTATAATGGGCTAACCAAAAATAGAAAGATAATATGATTACAGAAAATACACTTTTTGTTGGTTCAATATTTGTTGACACTCAAAAAATGCTTGTAACGTTGTACTTTTGTGTTTGTTCGCAAATGGTTTCTATTTCAAatatttggtcaattaaatgtaaaatttgtatttttttttgtatgaatatGTGGTTATGGATAATGTCAAAATTGTTTGTTTCTAAAGTGTGGAAAATTTTAAGACAAATGTTTATTTGGACTACTTCACGTAAATATGGATGGATTCAGGATTGGgacatgtttgaaaaaaatctggtgtgggcttaaaaaaataacgaaaATATTCGGAATAAAACGagtgaataaaatatgtaagttttaccattttgttaataattagataaataaacattgaattattaattttttttaagaaatgagGGTATTGTCAAAATTTAaccgtaaaaaaatatttatttattttgttttatattttttccagTGGACTTCAACACACTCAAGCCCCTAAATAGATTCGTTCATGCGCGTTAATACTCTCTGAAATTTGGATGGTTTTCTAGTCTTGGATTTCTTCTTAGTGAATTTGGCACGGTCACGGTCTAGAGTGGTATTCTTTTCTGTGGAATATTGACTTCATCAAGGTAGAAAAGAGAGTGATAATTTTATAGCTTAAATGTAGATAAAAAGATGTTTAAAGTCAAGTATACGCTCTAATTCTATCTTGCATTTGTGTAAGACTCGAtagttttaatgtttgaattgaaacttcatttattttttgacCCCCAACTTATTCCTTTGTTCAGTTTTGCCATCGTTCTACacaaaagatatatattatttttattatttattatataattaatataattcaattgCCTTGTCAACTAGGATGTTTTCCACCATTTTCACTTTGGCTTAATATTTCATCATCAATCACTTAGCACTAACTCTCTTAATTCAAGCTTACACAATTCTTACTTTTCTACCACCATATCTCATATGAAGTTCCTTGATTCATCTATCAGAATGAGTGAAAAAATCACTCCTAGAACAACAAGATCATGGTTAGGAGTTGGTTCACTCATCTATGGACCAACTCCTTGAATTCATTGATTTTCTTGATAACCTATGCAAATATTAAAGTTTGTTctgttatttttatttcttctttgtCTATTGATGACCATTTTGTATCGTGctacattttaatatatatatattttttaaatttttttttggtgtTAGACTTAAACCactctcatttatatcattttatattaatcgGCCATGCCAGGAGATCTGTTATATCATAATTGAGCAATTAGATGTATCATCTCTTCAACTCACCTTATTTTACACATAAAATATGATCGTGGACCTCACATTTTGTGTAAAATAAGGTGAGTTGAATGGAGGAGAGTACATTTAATTGCTCATGTTATGAGTTAGATAGTAGATCTAGACCGATTGGTACGGTTTTTTCCCACTTTGATCGAAGATTGGGACGGATCGAGAAAAACCCGAAATATGTTGACCGGGGTTCAGAGCGGGGTATTTACATGTCCCGCACCGATCTCCAAACCGAACCgaaaatatacaattattttttttaatgataattatttaaaatgattaatatatacttatttaatgcaattattatttttttaataaaaaaactctttttttctctatttaattattgtaataattagatttataaatcattaatattttaataatttataattatatgaattattttattatttatattttaaatttaaactattttttaattaatttcgaTGCACCGGGAGGAAACTCTAGTCCCAATCGGGGCGGGgatgatttatatttaaaatctccGTTGGGATTGGATCGGGATGAGAGCCGCCCATTGTTGTCCCTAGGCATGTatcttaaatttgttaaataaagaGAAGTCTTTGACATTTCATATACtaatcacaaatatttttactaaactCATCCATGATACTTATATCTAGGTTCTTTGTCAATTAGGCatgataaaaaagttataagaaattaaattgaattggGGGATTTCTGATAACttccaaaattaaataaaaactgtCTTAAGAgaaagaattataaatattttttgaaaagtacaaactgttaaattaaaaagtttaagtACTTCAGAAAATTTAAACTAGGGTTGATCTACTTGAGATAGAGACTTTTGCAGATTTGAGTGGAAGATTAGACCTGTAGGTGTAAAGGAAAAGATAAGTTACAGAAGACAAAGCTATGTAGATAGACAGAGGGGGGCCAAGTTCATGTTGAGAAAGTTGGAATTGTATGGCATGCTAGAATGGGACCTAAACTGTTCTGAAATATTCAAAATGAGAATTATCATTTCTTTAGATGCAGatatatttaagattttgtATTCTAACTTTGGTATTATTGTTTTCAAAGTTTGtatattaaacaatattaattatcatcTCTTCTGTCCAGCTTCAAGACAGGTTTGGAAACATAGCAAACTAACTGGAATCCCATTTGTTGCTAGAAATGTTTTACACCAATATCCCTATAATCTCTATTTCATCATTCTAATTAGATTTTATGCAATTACCATAACATATACAACaccattttatcatttattcGCAACTTGATGCTGTTGTTACACATGTACCTCGAGACTCATAATCTTCGTCGACTGACAAATGGGACAAAAACTAATCCCACTTTCGCAATCTATACAAACACAGAGATGCTTACATGGAAGCAAAAGCATTGAAACTACCTTTGCATTGCAAACTTTACAACACATCATCCTTTTCTCACCATCAAAACAAGATGCAGTGTCTTCAACCTCACTGTCTCCATAACCTTCTTTACTATCTCCGATTCGAGCAAAGATCTGTTGAAGACTTAAATGAAGATGGTTAATCGTGTTTTCTTTGTATTTCGCATTTTGCTGCCACATACTTGCTTCCATTGCCAactgttggatttgaagctcaAGCTCCATATTCTTCTTATTTACATTTTCAACCTCTTCTTCTTTTTGCTTCAGTTTCTCAATAACCTTTTGTTCCAGGTATGAGATTGTCTCCATCTGATTTGCCTGAAccttttctattattttttgcCTCAGTTGTTCAACCttttgaaagataaaataatacgAAATCATTAATCATAGACATGCCAGACAATCAATCATCAAAGAAGACATAAATAAGAAACTAATTGCTGTTTTAATATCAGGGACAATCTAATGCAACTTTATGTCCTTATTTTGATCTATTTTGCAATGTTTAAGGAAATTCTTCAAGATGAAAACATATGGAGTTCGAATAAGGACATCTAATATTACAAAGTTGAACCTTCATTAGGTTACTGTCCATTAAGATATGATGAATTAGGAAGTACACAAGTGCTAGTGAGAAATGATCAGTACTAATTTTTTCATATGAATCACAATTGTGGAAAAACAACCAGAAATAAGGGGTGACATAAGAGAATATACATAAAAATCAGCTCACATCCCATAACAAAACCcatcaaaacaaacaaataaatataaataaacttgtaGAAGAATTAACTGTCATCAGTTCAAATAAGATCTAAAATGCTTAGTGCTTCTAATAAGGAGGCTCAAAGCTTTCACAAATAAAATCACAATGTCAAAACAAACTATCAGTGCTCTAGGTCAACATTCTCGACAAAACCGGGATCAACTCAGGCAAAGTCCTTGTTATCTTTGGTGTCGTTAAAAACATTGTTTAATTTGgtcctattttatttatttttgtcatagtatgtaaataaataagagTCTGTTAACCCATTAGGGTAACTCAAGTAAACAAAGTATTTACCTAAGAGACGGAGGTCTCAAATATGATTCACATTAATAACTCCCTAATTTAAGTGGGGGATTGAATTGTCGCGCTAGCTTTTTCCAGTGAATAAATAAATCCTAGTCTGGGAAAAAAGATGCTATAAATCGAGAAGGACTTGTTAGAATTAGTTATGCTATAACGCAATTAACAGTTAGGGTTCTAGATCTACTAAATGTATCACTGGTATCAGAGAAAAATCCTTGCCACTGTGAAACTGTTGATTGAAACACCGATTGGAAACTGATTCAACATGAATAATAGAATATCTTAGGAAGTTGGTAAGTGGTGCAAGTGTTGCATCATTCATCTAATTTGTGGTTATGACACCAGAAGAAGGTCTTCTTTGCGCTACTGACATCCGTTGAGATTAACAAAGTGACTTGAGGCCGATACAATTGATTATTCATTGAATGAACaaaagaaattgaaattagattCGATTGTTGAGTGTTGTGGCCAAATAACCGACTTGATTGAATCATGGGAAACTAAAATGGAAGACTCATATGGAATCATGGGAAATCGAAACTCATAAAGGAAAATCAGAATCTTACGAGCTAGTAGAGGCACATCAGCAATATGACATAGTAGAGTATGTTGAACAAACGATGCCATTTCAATCCACACATTTGGCACCAACCGAATAGGGTTATACATTGGAAGAACAGACTTTCTTGACAACTTTTGTTATAGAGAAAAGGTTTAAGATTTCACATAAACATGGGGCAATTTAGGAGATTGATCGAGACAAACCTATTTCCCTCATTGGAACTAAACAagaaccaaatcaaatcaatctCATATAAATAAAGTTCAAGGTCCAAATTTGACATGTTCGAATAGAAAATGCTGATGGAATTGCCAAACCCATTGTTCAAAATTAACTATTTCAGATTGAATAGTGAACAAGGGAGGAAATCACAGACCTGGACTCTGAGGAATCCATCAAGGTCGGCATTGTATTCGCTTAACTCATTTCCAATAACACCAAGAAATGGTGACGAATCACCAGACGAAGCCAGACGGCCATTATCCAAAGACAAACCTAAACCAGTAGAGACTGATCTCGTTTGAATGAAATCAACAGGCGAAAATTGGGTATTATTATCCAAGAAATCTAGTTCTTTTAGTCTCTTTCTTCTTGATTCAAAGCCATAGTTTAACGGGAAATCAACAGCTAACCCATCACTAGCGTCTGTTGCAGGAACAGGGTAGGGAGCTAACCCGACCACATGAACTGCGATAGATCAGAACTCATTAAGAAGTTTGAAATAAATGGAGAAAGAGAGAGGAGGGTTACATGATGGGATGTAAGGAGGGTGTTGAGAACGATCAGGAAGATCACGGGCGATGAAATCTGCGACGGGAGGGGACATCTGATGGTGGGTGTTGTAAAAGTTTCTGCAAAGAAAAATCAAGATTTGTGGAAATGAAAGAATCATAAGGATTGTGGAAAAGAGAGATGTTAACTAGCTTACTTGAAGATAtctgattgttgttgttgttgttgttgggtTGATTGTTGAAATAGATGGTTAGCCATGGCCGATTCCAGAGAGAAGATCTTTCTTTTCCTTGATTCCTTTCGTCGTCAAATACAGGGGAAGGAAGGAAGACagatttttatttagtttttgtgGAATAGACAAAGAgaactcttttttttcttcaaacaaaaattgaaataaacattttttcattGAATTTGAAACAAATTCATATGTGATCAATTCAAATCCGTGTGAACTATTTGGAATTTACTAATGGGATGATGAAAAGTACAAGTTTAGAgataaaaattatctttattattgTTCTTGAATGTGCGGTTTGAACATATTTGATTTGTGTAActcgttattttttttattttatagaaagGGGGTTTTTTGTCGGTCATTATTTGATGGATGGTTTAAATTGAGAGGAATCGGTGAGTATTCAATAACAAAACTTTTTTAGCGAGATTTCTTAAAAGTTTGATACCATCTTGGAGTGGCAACTCGACTGTTTGAGCGGGTGCATTGTTGATCTTTTGAACAATTTTTGGAATGGATAATGTGTGGACACTATCTTAAGTTTTTATTTGGTGTCATGGtacattgatttatttttttcatattttcggGTTTCTTCTTTGTCATTTGTCTTGTTGTTGTTAgatgttttctattttcatttatttggtTGTTTATATCTTATGTCAATGTTGTTgttttgcaatttttttttaattaaaagaaatttataattaattagaaaaaacattaaaatttgagATTAGTGATAtcttacttaaatttaaatatttttaatttttaaatggtatATGAAAATTAAGATGTTTATtgaaaagtaaacaaaataatggatatgattatcaaataaaaaaaattggaaatggTCCCAACTAGCTCTAATTTGATGGTTTTGTTGAGTTTcatttgaattgaaaatttgtttaaattaagtGTGTTTCGAATTAAATTATATCTACTTAATGAGTTGATAAATAGATTAGATTCACTAAAATGATACAAAAGATTATCAAATAAACACTTTTGACAAGCggaaatttaataataacattaaattattacaaaaaagtgaaaaaaaattaacttaaaaatcaTCTTATGGATTTCACCCAAAGTTAAGAGAATTCACTTAGCATATGATCAGATACCCTATTTAGAGTACTAAACATTGATTTAAGATTGATTTTAAGTATTAAGAAATAACACAATGACATTAAATGAAATTATGatctaaataactttaaattaaattaatatatctatttataatacaatatataaaataaactagaaTGGAATTGGACCTAAAAAAACTAGTCAGATTATTAAGATggtttagttaattaaatcTTATACTAGTCTATAAAAAGAAGTCAACAATTAACTATGGTTTTCTTAAGTCaattaatctaaaaatattaatttaaataatattgattaaaGTGATATAAAATATACCAACAACTAGTTAGGATTAGCAGGGtgaatgttattttaaatattttatttatttaaatccaatAACAATGAATAATTTAACAAGCTAATTTCGTCATTATTGGTAATTAAATGTGTATTTAAGTTATATCTAATGTTTTGAAAAGACTAGAACAAGGACTAAATGCTCTattgagtttttctttttttaaagtttgttcgataaaaaaaaagcgttatttgaatttttaattgattgaattagtataatgttttttttaaataaaaattaatattataattaattaattaaattaattgaattgttggtaaaaacaatttaatatcaaacaagctctaaattaataattttgtttccaaatttgagtttaatataatatatatattaattttgttaatatatattagtaattcaaaattgatttgaaaaaaaagttggtcaatacatatttttctaaattatatgtatttgaaatattaatttaggaAAAATAATTGCTTGCCCTAAGTGATAAACAacaaatattatgataaaaacGCCCTCAATAATATTATCATGAACTAAACTAATCCTTGAAAACTTAAATGCGGGTGACATGGGTTGAGTTATGATGTGAGATGGATTCAAAGAAAAGGGTTCTAATATTCACCTGATATTTTTCCGCAAACTCTAAGATATATAGTCTTTTTTTCTGTACAATTCCTTCTTAACATTCCATATTTGTCTTAATGAAATCTTTAACGGCATGAGATGAACCTAATTGTCTTAATTCTATAGACGATTCGCGCTACTTTCTATTTTCGGACAAAAATACTCCATCTCGCGACGGTACGATCACGTCTCGCGACGGCACGCTCGCATGGTCGCGTCTCGCGACGACACGGCCCCGTCGCGTAACGCGGCGCACTGTCGCGTTACGCGACGAGGGTATTTTTGTCCGGAAAATAGGAATTAATCATTTGCGCAATTTTTAATAGACGCCGGTCATTTACGCAATTAAGACAATTATTAGGACTATTTCATCCAATTTTCCTCGGTAATCTTTCCCTTTCAGTTAGAAAATGTGATCTACCAATTCATgtaacaaattcaaatttagaaatttaataaattattggacttaatttaagtcatataattt from Impatiens glandulifera chromosome 5, dImpGla2.1, whole genome shotgun sequence includes:
- the LOC124938404 gene encoding probable BOI-related E3 ubiquitin-protein ligase 3 encodes the protein MANHLFQQSTQQQQQQQSDIFKNFYNTHHQMSPPVADFIARDLPDRSQHPPYIPSFHVVGLAPYPVPATDASDGLAVDFPLNYGFESRRKRLKELDFLDNNTQFSPVDFIQTRSVSTGLGLSLDNGRLASSGDSSPFLGVIGNELSEYNADLDGFLRVQVEQLRQKIIEKVQANQMETISYLEQKVIEKLKQKEEEVENVNKKNMELELQIQQLAMEASMWQQNAKYKENTINHLHLSLQQIFARIGDSKEGYGDSEVEDTASCFDGEKRMMCCKVCNAKVVSMLLLPCKHLCVCIDCESGISFCPICQSTKIMSLEVHV